The window GGCTGTGCTTCCTCAGCAGCCTGCTCTGGAATTCGTGGGAGCAGACACCCCTGGGAGTAGGGACGAAACGGCTCACGGACACCCCGCCACTGCGCGGGGCACCGGCAGGGAACATGGGCGAGGGGAGACTGGCGGGCACGGCACCAGGGCACGTCGGCGTCACGCCAAGAGCGCCGCCACTGCGGCGAAGGAGGCAGAGAACGGGAGCGGTGACGCTCCCTCACATATCCGGTCGTACACAGGTGGCGTGGGCGCGGGCAGAGTCTTCGTGCTGTCCAAAGAAGGGCAACCACTCATGCCCTGCCACCCTGCCCGGGCCCGCGAACTCCTCGGCAAGGGACGAGCCGTCGTCGCCCGGCAAGTCCCCTTCACCATCCGCATCAAGGACCGCACGCGAGCCGAATCGGCAGTCGACGGCGTGCAACTGCGCATCGACCCCGGCTCCAAGGGCACCGGTCTCGCCCTCACCGACGAGAAGAAGGAAACCGACGAACACGGCACCGCCGTCACCGTCCGACGCGGCCTCATCTCGATCGAGCTCCAGCATCGCGGCGACCAGATCCGAGCGTGCATGCGTCAGCGTGCCGGATACCGACACAGACGGCGATCCGCCAACTGCCGCTACCGAGCGCCTCGCTACGACAACCGCACCCACCCGGCGAGATGGCTGCCGCCCTCCCTTCGCCATCGCGTCGACACCATCTTCTCCCTGGCGAACCGCCTGAGCCGCTACGCCCCCGTCAGCGAGATCCACGTGGAAAGCGTCGCCTTCGACACCCACTCCATGAACGCGGGCAGAACCCTCAGAGGAGCCGAACACGAACAAGGAACGCTCGCCGGAACTGACGCCCGCGGCCACCTACGCCCCAAGTGGAACAACGCCTGCGCCTACTGCGACGCCATCGGCGTCCCCCTCAACATCGAGCACCTCACACCCCGCAGCCGGGGAGGCTCGAACCGCATCTCCAACCTTGTCCTCGCCTGCATCCCCTGCAACCGGACCAAGGACAGCCAACCTGTCGAGGTCTTCCTCGCCCACAGACCCGACCGCCTCGCAAAAATCCTTCAGCAGGTCAAGGCACCTCTCCATGACGCCGCCGCCATGAACGCAACCCGATGGCAGCTCATCGAGTCACTCGGCACCCTCGACAGAGCGGTGCACACGTGGACAGGCGTAGGAACCAAAGAGAACCGCAGCGCCATGGGGCTGGCCAAGACGCACACCCTGGACGCTCTCTGCGCCGGGCCTCTGGATCACGAGAGCGGCGACGCGATCGTACGGTTCCCCGACCGGGTCCTCGTCGCCAAAGCCACCGGACGCGGCTCCTACGCCCGCACCACCCCGGACCGCTACGGATTCCCCCGCCTACGGCGCGCCCGCACCAAGCAGCACTTCGGATACGTAACCGGTGATCTGGTGCGCGCCGTCATGCCCACCGGCAAGTGGGCAGGGACCTGGACGGGACGTATCTCAGTCCGGGCCAGGGGACAGCACAGCCTCACAACACCTACAGGCCGGATCAATGTTTCGCACTGGAACCTTCGGCTCCTGCAACGGGGCGATGGGTACGGCTACAGCACTCGACTGGAATCTCCGCCGTCAACATCTCGAAAAACCCGTTGATCCGTGCCCCACCGGTTCTTAGAGTTGCTGGTACTTCGGAGAGGAGGTGGTTCGGCAGATGTATGCATACCGGACGGAAGAGGTGGCTGCGGGCTAGCGGCCCGTCACCCACCGAGTGCGGTGCCGGACCAGCGTGTGCGCAATGCACGCAGCCGGCCAATCCAACGCAGTCACCCGACCCGCGAGCTCGCCGGTAACGTCCGGCCGGCTCCCCCGCCACCGGCGGAGGGACCCGAGCTCGCGGGTCGTCTGCTATCACGGGCCCTTGTACCGCGCCGCCGCTCACGGACTGAGCCGCTCCACCCGCCAGCTCCCGTCCTGCTCCGCCACATACCGCAGCCGGTCGTGCAGCCGGTTCTCCCGGCCCTGCCAGAACTCCACCGCCTGCGGCGCCACCCGGAAACCGCCCCAGTGCGGCGGCACGGGCACCTGCTCGCCCTCGGGATAGCGCGCGGCCAGCTCGGCGTACGAGGCGTCGAGGTCGGCGCGCGTGGCGACGACCGAGGACTGGGCGCTGGCCCAGGCGCCGAGCTGGGAGCCGTGCGGGCGGGTGCGGAAGTACGCGGCCGTCTCGTCGCGACCGGTACGCCGCGCCACGCCCGTGACGATGACCTGGCGGGCCATCGGATGCCAGGGGAAGAGGAGGCAGACGTACGGGTTCTCGGCGAGGTCGCGGGCCTTGCGGGAGTCGTAGTTGGTGTAGAAGACGAAGCCCTGCTCGTCGAACTGCTTCAGCAGCACCGTGCGGGAGCTGGGCCGCCCCTCGGCGTCCGCGGTGGAGACGATCATCGCGTTCGGCTCGAAGAGGTGGGCCTGTGCCGCGGCCTGCTTGAACCAGCGCGCGAACTGTTCCACCGGAGTGGCTGCCAGGTCGGCCTCGGCGAAACCCTCGGCCCGGTAGTGCTTGCGCATGGCGGCGGGGTCGGGGACGGGCTCGGAGGGATCGAGGGGCACGGCGTCTCGGTCGGTCACGCGGCCATCTTGCCGTATGCGGCGGGCGCCGTCCGGGACGGTGTCGTTCCTCACGGCGGCCTGGCACTGAGTGCCGCAAGGCCTCCCCAAAGGTGGCACTCGGGGATATCGTTCTGATGTCGTCGCGGTTGGATGACCGCCGACCGCACGGGGCATCACAGGGGTACGCCCCGGACCGCGAGTCCCCCGAGTTCGTGACCGTGGATCCACCGGGCGTACGTCCCGATCTCTGCCGACGACATGTGGTCGTCCCACCCACAACCCATCCGTCGCACACATCACGAGGAGCCGCCTGATGTCCGACTTCGTACCCGGACTCGAGGGAGTCGTCGCGTTCGAGACGGAGATCGCCGAACCGGATAAGGAGGGCGGCGCTCTTCGGTACCGGGGCGTCGACATCGAGGATCTGGTCGGCCACGTCTCGTTCGGCAATGTCTGGGGCCTGCTGGTCGACGGCGCGTTCCGCCCCGGCCTGCCGCCCGCCGAGCCCTTCCCGATCCCCGTGCACTCCGGCGACATCCGCGTCGACGTCCAGTCCGCGCTCGCCATGCTGGCCCCCGTGTGGGGACTGAAACCGCTGCTGGACATCGACGAGGAGCAGGCCCGGGAGGACCTGGCACGGGCCGCCGTCATGGCCCTCTCCTACGTCGCCCAGTCCGCGCGCGGACAGGGCCTGGCGATGGTTCCGCAGCGCGAGATCGACAAGGCCCAGTCCGTCGTCGAGCGCTTCATGATCCGCTGGCGGGGCGAGCCCGACCCCAAGCACGTGGCCGCCGTCGACGCGTACTGGACGTCCGCCGCCGAGCACGGCATGAACGCGTCCACCTTCACGGCCCGCGTCATCGCCTCCACCGGCGCGGATGTGGCCGCCGCCCTCTCAGGCGCCGTAGGAGCCATGTCCGGCCCGCTGCACGGCGGCGCCCCCTCCCGCGTCCTGCACATGATCGAGGAGATCGAGCGCACCGGCGACGCGGACGCGTATGTGAAGCAGACCCTCGACAAGGGCGAACGCCTCATGGGCTTCGGGCACCGCGTCTACCGCGCCGAGGACCCCCGCGCCCGGGTCCTGCGCCGCACCGCCCGGGAGCTGGGCGCTCCCCGCTTCGAGGTCGCCGAGGCCCTGGAGAAGGCGGCCCTGGCGGAGCTGCACGCCCGCCGTCCGGACCGGGTCCTGGCCACGAACGTCGAGTTCTGGGCCGCCATCGTGCTGGACTTCGCGGAGGTCCCGGCGCACATGTTCACGTCGATGTTCACCTGCGCCCGTACGGCGGGCTGGTCGGCGCACATCCTGGAGCAGAAGCGCACCGGCCGCCTCGTGCGCCCCTCCGCGCGCTACATCGGCCCGGGCCCGCGCGACCCGCGCGAGATCGAGGGCTACGCGGACATCGCGCACTGATCCCGAGCGCTCCGGGATCCCCGCCCCCTCCGGCGGGACGGCATCACGCTGGGCGGACCAGCTCCGCGTGATGCCGCTCGGCGGCCGGCCCGTGTCGGCGAAGACGTCCTACGGAACGTGACTGATCCACTCCGCCAGTATGCTGGGTCGGCTGCGGCGCCCCTCCTCCATCACCCGTCCCCACGTGGTGAGTTACGGCCT of the Streptomyces sp. T12 genome contains:
- the iscB gene encoding RNA-guided endonuclease IscB, whose amino-acid sequence is MLSKEGQPLMPCHPARARELLGKGRAVVARQVPFTIRIKDRTRAESAVDGVQLRIDPGSKGTGLALTDEKKETDEHGTAVTVRRGLISIELQHRGDQIRACMRQRAGYRHRRRSANCRYRAPRYDNRTHPARWLPPSLRHRVDTIFSLANRLSRYAPVSEIHVESVAFDTHSMNAGRTLRGAEHEQGTLAGTDARGHLRPKWNNACAYCDAIGVPLNIEHLTPRSRGGSNRISNLVLACIPCNRTKDSQPVEVFLAHRPDRLAKILQQVKAPLHDAAAMNATRWQLIESLGTLDRAVHTWTGVGTKENRSAMGLAKTHTLDALCAGPLDHESGDAIVRFPDRVLVAKATGRGSYARTTPDRYGFPRLRRARTKQHFGYVTGDLVRAVMPTGKWAGTWTGRISVRARGQHSLTTPTGRINVSHWNLRLLQRGDGYGYSTRLESPPSTSRKTR
- the pdxH gene encoding pyridoxamine 5'-phosphate oxidase — its product is MTDRDAVPLDPSEPVPDPAAMRKHYRAEGFAEADLAATPVEQFARWFKQAAAQAHLFEPNAMIVSTADAEGRPSSRTVLLKQFDEQGFVFYTNYDSRKARDLAENPYVCLLFPWHPMARQVIVTGVARRTGRDETAAYFRTRPHGSQLGAWASAQSSVVATRADLDASYAELAARYPEGEQVPVPPHWGGFRVAPQAVEFWQGRENRLHDRLRYVAEQDGSWRVERLSP
- a CDS encoding citrate synthase 2 — protein: MSDFVPGLEGVVAFETEIAEPDKEGGALRYRGVDIEDLVGHVSFGNVWGLLVDGAFRPGLPPAEPFPIPVHSGDIRVDVQSALAMLAPVWGLKPLLDIDEEQAREDLARAAVMALSYVAQSARGQGLAMVPQREIDKAQSVVERFMIRWRGEPDPKHVAAVDAYWTSAAEHGMNASTFTARVIASTGADVAAALSGAVGAMSGPLHGGAPSRVLHMIEEIERTGDADAYVKQTLDKGERLMGFGHRVYRAEDPRARVLRRTARELGAPRFEVAEALEKAALAELHARRPDRVLATNVEFWAAIVLDFAEVPAHMFTSMFTCARTAGWSAHILEQKRTGRLVRPSARYIGPGPRDPREIEGYADIAH